A genomic stretch from Aedes albopictus strain Foshan chromosome 2, AalbF5, whole genome shotgun sequence includes:
- the LOC109429658 gene encoding transcriptional regulator ATRX-like: MGGKRKSAVKTRSSRRQLRSAKTPPPPSESSTSADENHGRGVTPTPSPDSVGTFGRRRRRLRKRAKVMESSSVDTEEDEEERDKSQRKAGEDSDSTADDGDPVARVEELNRLALFIREVRNMGKEVGTACDELEDALNDEAEAELGRLKTKLIGLTEKFYQKIMRISKTAETTSKKAQKIQPGRAQKDNIDDVSVSPKTSKSRSNSVDYTDYTPPQEPEKCEVSETVRADDSTAKDSGNPSSGHEESATTTKGSAEEIPTYVALECHSPTPVYFDDCEPEPIRDVPNDETRETVPDMETDSAIAPVPDDDTENFYNPTLFKEEANEVELDKVQDEPAQSNAETYSKPDNVEDDRTSDIEGESVVNDSIFGFHNYATPQRRNPERPPPVADTVKLAIKKESFEQRKQQAAMSTPCGTRGIGQRKLVIVGAKPNFTITAVPCEPPSAVRSPLPENPVPVKPDPDTKPLYQPEPSTSKDLDVKLIEKPNKSDKDEFVTNADPNPNRKPTNDEIRYIVPHLPKFSVSQVPQGENYELTLMKQEIEQRLRVNDLSWVTQRAIRDETARIKKVNRNNERLTRELERFGGTLSANQLILDYDSDKKTFIRVHPELVAKMKPHQKEGIKFMYDCCYGGSSKDRNAPGSGCILAHCMGLGKTMQVIALMNTVICYPQLSTKRIIVVCPKSTVMNWAQEIRYWLGDIPSGATVQVFHLPESSNIYKKMEVLRGFHNVTSKNAHCLLIGYEAFRSLVFYDARNKNGEQHSDRIRTEVRRILINPGADLIVLDEGHIIKNRKSQTNLSVSEVATKRRIILTGTPIQNNLNEYFCMVSFVKPAYLGDEREFNEQYARPIRDGQHKDSSPGDIRYMKTKSFILHKHLESFVQRKEFSVLQGFLPEKYEYVLYVPLTPVQEDLYEQYLQRNPFRKDVGGRNLLEDYTFMRKIWTHPIVLEKAWETAMKKKYGIKEKRKAARRVRGFDSSSEDDDDNDADNARSITNIWWKQIISKDDLESLYPSNKMILLFEILRMCQEKGEKCLIFSGFVMVLNMVEYFMKMIDEQSKNPKAHLHGLSRFRGPWRPGMDYYRLDGGTSKSIRHEMINKFNDPKNRVTRVFLISTKAGGQGINLVGANRVVILDTSWNPAVDQQGIFRIYRLGQQKPCYIYRLLAIHTMEEKVYSRAVTKQAMSHRVADKKQVDRNYNMAELEELYHFERVNMSARSNPPPAVDDLLSTLLLKFPKLIFRYHTHETMLDNKNEEDLTEFEKKLAWREFKKKGLMMSLELGMGADGAGELDKADSQMSELDVDPELRDMFEKSCTPKTEPIDLEPVDNTPLIIPVRKSFGKRFDEKLMDVDPDPVEEDSAIFGEDPYNEISLGRSIIEEQRQKLGIKMEPGISTPSQVNVSKAEVDLLRTLEEDKEHRPLPVQIKQEPQELVTQDIVREAPVVESVDLLDLSYESGQSTLNDQSESSTAPTVSAVKEQLSVDSSSPSIIIGPDTLSSMIEYDPLTSSQDHIVTEACANSCRESMEATDNSTAETSTYEKFEARLKSNPTVTTSTAAPPPSVVLVATATGHFQVEVQMHGADSRASISVEPLLTRSMKRKMMAAGSPAASNPKKAKIYSTRDATVQLSSAQTNDHQKSNQCRALVPYVNHSGTRVTLNVHLREYLDQNNQIIIPNNCCRALAPYVKRVSLLDDILRSCGCFSQISGSYQLPLVQVDSDAKDMERSTIPAVRQTTTLSWNDEEVNFADLETWYEESSGQYYTAETEFYSVHDESDPLTLTQCTLPESQQAYTQQAIEVGNEQELINHLEELRAALSDEVQENEAGPANCSAVVPYCPPVSIWDEQKYDRLKAEAPQMVLYRPVRSFWDQKNYSMRMVQVERRRQIIRNQHNKCYRFIPYNKDDRKWAKEIPPTYVENADICADALLPLPVLPTNAPNECSSIMHRTKPAAVVSMALLPYTGNCILNAIQGRVLRPEPNSVVLSSELTEYLSFCRNVTCQSSSQGIPSPKANRGVKRKRENLSQTLETPKKSKNSKSEFILPAVLGDRNR, from the exons ATGGGTGGAAAACGAAAGTCTGCCGTCAAGACGCGTTCTTCACGACGGCAGCTACGCTCTGCCAAAACGCCTCCGCCACCGTCCGAATCGTCCACTTCGGCCGATGAGAATCATGGTCGGGGCGTAACGCCTACCCCTTCTCCGGACAGCGTCGGCACTTTCGGAAGGCGACGCCGCCGGCTTCGAAAGCGAGCGAAAGTCATGGAGAGCAGCAGTGTTGACACCGAAGAGGATGAAGAGGAGAGGGATAAGTCGCAGCGAAAGGCTGGAGAGGATTCAGATTCAACGGCAGATGATGGTGATCCGGTTGCGCGAGTGGAGGAGTTGAATCGGTTGGCACTGTTTATCAGGGAAGTACGAAATATGGGAAAAGAAGTTGGCACGGCGTGCGATGAGCTGGAAGATGCATTGAATGACGAGGCGGAAGCGGAGCTTGGAAGGCTGAAAACCAAATTGATTGGTTTGACCGAAAAG ttcTACCAGAAAATCATGCGAATTTCTAAGACTGCCGAAACAACGTCCAAAAAGGCGCAGAAGATCCAGCCAGGTCGCGCACAGAAAGACAACATCGATGATGTTTCGGTAAGTCCGAAAACGTCAAAGTCTCGCTCAAATAGCGTGGATTACACCGATTATACGCCACCCCAAGAGCCAGAAAAGTGTGAAGTATCTGAAACGGTAAGAGCTGATGACTCGACTGCAAAGGACAGTGGCAATCCGTCTTCTGGCCATGAAGAATCGGCAACTACGACAAAAGGATCGGCAGAAGAAATTCCAACATATGTGGCATTGGAATGCCACTCGCCAACGCCTGTGTATTTTGATGATTGTGAACCGGAACCGATTCGGGATGTCCCGAATGATGAAACCAGAGAAACCGTGCCCGATATGGAAACGGATTCTGCAATCGCACCCGTTCCGGACGACGATACGGAGAACTTTTACAACCCAACTCTGTTCAAAGAGGAGGCAAATGAGGTGGAACTGGACAAAGTTCAGGACGAACCGGCACAGAGCAATGCCGAAACTTATTCGAAACCGGACAATGTTGAAGATGACAGAACGTCTGACATAGAAGGAGAATCTGTGGTAAACGATTCCATCTTTGGTTTCCACAATTATGCCACTCCGCAGCGACGGAACCCGGAACGTCCCCCGCCTGTGGCAGACACGGTTAAACTGGCAATCAAGAAGGAAAGTTTCGAACAGCggaagcagcaagcagcaatgaGTACGCCGTGTGGAACTCGCGGCATTGGGCAACGGAAACTGGTGATAGTTGGCGCAAAGCCAAATTTCACGATCACTGCTGTGCCGTGTGAGCCGCCTAGTGCAG TGCGCTCACCTCTGCCCGAAAACCCAGTTCCGGTCAAACCAGATCCCGATACAAAACCCCTCTATCAGCCGGAACCCAGTACGTCGAAGGATTTAGATGTAAAACTGATCGAAAAACCCAACAAATCGGATAAGGATGAGTTCGTTACCAACGCCGATCCCAATCCCAACAGGAAGCCTACAAACGATGAAATTCGTTACATCGTTCCGCATCTGCCTAAATTCAGTGTCTCGCAAGTGCCGCAAGGCGAAAACTACGAACTAACGCTGATGAAACAGGAGATCGAGCAGCGTCTTCGGGTAAACGATTTGTCCTGGGTAACTCAACGGGCCATTCGGGACGAGACCGCTCGTATCAAGAAAGTCAACCGAAATAACGAGCGGCTGACTCGGGAATTGGAGCGTTTCGGAGGTACCCTATCGGCTAACCAGCTGATCCTCGACTACGATTCGGACAAGAAGACGTTCATTCGGGTTCATCCGGAGCTGGTGGCAAAAATGAAACCACATCAAAAGGAAGGAATCAAATTCATGTACGACTGTTGCTACGGGGGCAGCTCCAAAGATCGGAATGCACCGGGATCAGGGTGCATCTTGGCCCATTGCATGGGTCTCGGTAAAACGATGCAAGTTATTGCGCTGATGAACACGGTAATCTGCTACCCACAGCTAAGCACAAAGCGAATCATTGTGGTTTGTCCGAAATCCACCGTCATGAACTGGGCACAGGAGATTCGTTACTGGTTGGGGGACATTCCCAGTGGAGCGACCGTACAGGTGTTCCACTTGCCAGAAAGCTC CAACATCTACAAGAAGATGGAGGTCCTACGAGGATTCCATAACGTAACTAGCAAGAATGCTCACTGCTTACTGATTGGTTACGAAGCATTCCGTTCGCTGGTGTTCTACGATGCTCGAAATAAAAACGGAGAACAGCATTCCGATCGGATTCGCACCGAAGTACGCCGAATTTTAATCAACCCGGGTGCCGATCTAATTGTGTTGGATGAAGGGCACATAATCAAAAATCGAAAGTCCCAAACTAACCTGTCCGTGTCGGAGGTAGCCACCAAGCGACGTATAATTTTGACCGGCACTCCAATCCAGAACAATCTGAACGAGTATTTCTGCATGGTAAGCTTCGTCAAGCCGGCGTACCTGGGCGACGAGCGGGAATTCAACGAACAGTACGCACGACCCATCAGAGACGGCCAGCATAAGGATTCCAGTCCTGGCGACATTCGCTACATGAAGACAAAGTCGTTCATCTTGCACAAACACCTGGAAAGCTTCGTGCAGCGTAAGGAGTTCTCCGTGCTTCAAGGTTTTCTACCGGAAAAGTACGAATACGTATTGTACGTTCCGTTAACTCCGGTACAGGAAGATCTGTACGAACAATACCTGCAGAGAAATCCTTTCCGCAAAGATGTTGGCGGCCGAAACTTGCTGGAAGATTACACGTTCATGCGTAAAATCTGGACCCATCCCATCGTGTTGGAAAAAGCCTGGGAAACGGCCATGAAG AAAAAGTACGGCATCAAAGAAAAGCGTAAAGCGGCTCGTCGTGTCCGTGGATTCGACAGTAGctccgaagacgacgacgacaacgatgccGACAATGCACGATCCATCACAAACATCTGGTGGAAGCAGATCATCAGCAAGGACGACCTGGAGTCGCTTTACCCCAGCAACAAAATGATCCTGCTCTTTGAAATCCTTCGTATGTGCCAGGAGAAGGGTGAAAAGTGTTTGATCTTTTCCGGCTTTGTCATGGTGCTGAACATGGTGGAGTACTTTATGAAGATGATCGATGAACAGAGCAAGAATCCCAAGGCGCACCTCCATGGATTGTCTCGGTTCCGGGGACCGTGGCGTCCGGGGATGGACTATTACCGCCTCGATGGTGGTACGTCAAAATCCATCCGCCACGAAATGATCAACAAGTTTAACGATCCGAAAAATCGGGTCACTCGGGTGTTTCTTATCTCCACCAAGGCGGGCGGCCAAGGCATCAATCTGGTTGGAGCTAATCGAGTGGTAATCTTGGATACATCCTGGAATCCGGCTGTAGATCAGCAGGGTATTTTCCGCATATATCGCTTGGGGCAGCAAAAGCCCTGCTACATCTACCGTTTGTTGGCTATT CACACAATGGAGGAGAAAGTGTATTCTCGCGCGGTCACTAAACAGGCCATGAGTCATCGGGTGGCGGATAAGAAACAGGTTGACCGGAACTACAATATGGCCGAactggaagagctgtaccacttTGAAAGGGTCAACATGAGCGCCCGTTCGAATCCTCCGCCGGCGGTGGATGACCTATTGTCCACGCTGCTGCTCAAATTTCCCAAGCTCATTTTCCGATACCACACGCACGAGACCATGCTGGACAACAAAAATGAGGAAGATTTGACTGAGTTTGAAAAGAAACTAGCATGGAGAGAATTCAAGAAGAAAGGATTGATGATGAGCCTGGAACTTGGTATGGGTGCAGACGGAGCTGGTGAGCTTGATAAAGCTGATTCACAAATGTCCGAGTTGGACGTAGACCCGGAACTGCGAGACATGTTTGAAAAATCCTGCACCCCCAAGACTGAGCCAATAGACTTGGAACCCGTGGACAATACACCGTTGATCATACCGGTTCGGAAATCATTTGGCAAACGGTTCGACGAAAAGCTCATGGACGTGGACCCGGATCCGGTAGAGGAAGATTCTGCCATCTTCGGCGAGGATCCGTACAATGAGATCAGTTTGGGACGCAGTATCATCGAGGAGCAACGTCAGAAACTGGGCATCAAAATGGAGCCGGGAATTTCAACCCCTTCACAG GTGAACGTATCTAAAGCTGAAGTTGATTTGTTGCGTACCCTGGAAGAAGACAAAGAGCACCGCCCTCTTCCTGTGCAGATCAAACAGGAACCCCAGGAACTTGTAACGCAAGATATAGTCCGAGAAGCACCCGTTGTAGAGTCCGTTGATCTCTTGGATCTTTCATATG AGAGTGGCCAATCGACACTGAATGATCAATCGGAGTCATCAACAGCGCCGACAGTGTCAGCCGTCAAGGAGCAGCTGTCGGTCGATAGCTCTTCTCCGTCGATTATCATCGGCCCCGACACGTTGTCCTCGATGATCGAATACGACCCCCTGACCAGCAGTCAGGATCACATCGTAACCGAAGCTTGCGCAAACTCTTGTCGTGAAAGCATGGAAGCGACTGACAACAGCACAGCGGAAACATCTACCTATGAAAAATTCGAAGCCCGTCTAAAATCAAATCCCACAGTCACCACAAGTACTGCAGCACCACCTCCGTCCGTGGTGTTGGTAGCGACGGCTACAGGCCATTTTCAAGTCGAGGTCCAAATGCACGGCGCAGACTCCAGGGCTTCCATTTCGGTGGAACCATTGTTGACGCGGAGCATGAAGCGGAAGATGATGGCTGCAGGCAGCCCGGCGGCCTCCAATCCCAAGAAAGCGAAG ataTACAGCACACGTGACGCAACGGTTCAGTTATCCAG CGCTCAAACAAACGATCATCAAAAATCCAATCAATGTCGTGCCCTCGTTCCGTATGTCAATCATTCCGGAACCCGTGTAACTCTCAATGTTCATTTGCGTGAATACCTCGACCAAAACAATCAAATAATAATTCCAAACAACTGTTGTCGCGCCCTGGCACCCTACGTAAAGCGGGTATCTTTGCTGGACGACATTTTGCGCAGCTGTGGGTGTTTCTCTCAAATTTCCGGCTCCTATCAACTTCCGCTCGTTCAAGTGGATAGTGATGCTAAAGACATGGAGCGAAGCACGATTCCAGCTGTACGTCAAACGACCACCCTCTCGTGGAATGACGAGGAAGTAAACTTCGCGGATTTGGAAACCTGGTACGAAGAATCCAGCGGACAGTACTACACAGCAGAAACGGAGTTCTACAGTGTTCATGACGAGAGCGACCCACTTACTCTCACCCAATGTACCCTTCCTGAATCGCAGCAAGCGTACACGCAGCAAGCAATCGAAGTGGGCAACGAACAAGAATTGATTAATCATTTGGAAGAACTACGCGCTGCATTGTCAGATGAAGTTCAAGAAAACGAAGCAGGCCCAGCTAATTGCTCAGCAGTCGTTCCGTATTGTCCTCCAGTTTCGATTTGGGATGAACAAAAGTATGATCGTTTGAAAGCTGAAGCGCCTCAGATGGTACTCTATCGTCCTGTTCGGTCATTCTGGGATCAGAAAAATTACAGCATGCGAATGGTTCAAGTGGAACGTAGGCGCCAAATTATTCGCAATCAGCACAATAAGTGCTATCGATTTATTCCGTACAACAAAGACGATAGAAAATGGGCCAAAGAAATTCCACCCACCTACGTTGAGAATGCGGACATCTGCGCTGACGCGCTTCTTCCACTGCCGGTATTGCCAACGAACGCGCCCAACGAGTGTTCATCAATAATGCATCGTACAAAGCCTGCTGCAGTCGTCAGCATGGCGCTACTACCCTACACCGGAAATTGCATTCTAAATGCAATCCAAGGACGCGTACTTCGACCGGAACCAAACTCCGTTGTGTTGAGTTCTGAATTGACGGAATATTTGTCGTTCTGTCGAAATGTTACCTGCCAATCGTCGTCACAAGGTATCCCGAGTCCCAAGGCAAATCGCGGCGTGAAGCGTAAACGGGAGAACTTGTCTCAAACGTTGGAAACGCCGAAAAAATCGAAGAACTCGAAATCGGAGTTCATCTTGCCAGCCGTGTTGGGAGACAGAAATCGTTAG
- the LOC109429681 gene encoding glutathione S-transferase D7, with product MAPIVLYHFPMSPPSRSALLVARNLGLDVEVKILNLMAGEHMQEEFLKINPQHTVPTIVDDDYVLWESKAIATYLVEQHQPDSTLYPADPKQRGIINQRLYFDSTVLFGRAYAAFAPLMRQGATTIPQEKKDAIMEALGTLNGYLDGQDWVAGENTTVADLCLLATVSSLEKFGVDLSGLPNVTAWLERCKSLPGFEENEEGASIFGNGLKSKLEEPF from the exons ATGGCCCCAATTGTGTTGTACCATTTCCCCATGTCGCCTCCGTCGCGGTCGGCTTTGCTGGTGGCACGTAATCTCGGATTGGATGTAGAG GTCAAAATTCTGAATCTGATGGCAGGCGAGCacatgcaggaggaattcctgaagataaatCCCCAGCACACCGTTCCGACAATCGTCGACGACGACTACGTCCTGTGGGAATCGAAAGCAATTGCCACTTACCTGGTGGAGCAACACCAACCGGACAGTACCCTGTATCCGGCGGATCCGAAGCAGCGCGGCATCATCAACCAACGGTTGTACTTTGATTCAACTGTCCTGTTCGGCCGGGCGTATGCTGCTTTCGCTCCGCTGATGCGCCAGGGTGCCACCACGATCCCCCAGGAGAAGAAGGACGCCATCATGGAAGCCCTCGGGACGTTGAATGGATACCTCGACGGACAGGATTGGGTTGCGGGTGAAAACACCACCGTAGCCGATTTGTGTTTGTTGGCCACCGTTTCGTCTCTGGAG AAATTTGGTGTTGACTTGAGTGGTTTGCCGAACGTCACAGCCTGGTTGGAGCGTTGtaaatcccttccgggattcgaAGAGAATGAAGAAGGCGCAAGCATTTTCGGAAACGGTTTGAAATCCAAGTTGGAGGAacctttctaa